In Helianthus annuus cultivar XRQ/B chromosome 3, HanXRQr2.0-SUNRISE, whole genome shotgun sequence, a single window of DNA contains:
- the LOC110928181 gene encoding uncharacterized protein LOC110928181: MAVALAKKKKWRKCPNCNFFVEKAEGNTSAAMDISDDFVDIYEDDQPAKKVSWNLGFDAMTPKKNQICSPMKDSPKTDSGSVEIISYGQYFSPFKSEMHREVIEQNIEKQAKRKHALLTWKWDEVIDITQSEDSNGQKDDFKAKQQDDLESELSDTADSLDSPLKRSKIPRITKNCNDHVGWVEF, encoded by the exons ATGGCAGTGGCGCTTGCGAAGAAGAAAAAGTGGAGGAAATGCCCGAACTGTAACTTCTTTGTGGAAAAGGCGGAAGG CAACACATCTGCAGCAATGGATATCTCGGATGACTTCGTGGACATTTATGAAGACGATCAGCCTGCAAAGAAAGTAAGTTGGAAT CTGGGTTTTGATGCAATGACACCGAAGAAGAATCAAATATGCAGCCCAATGAAAGATTCTCCGAAG ACGGACAGTGGAAGTGTAGAGATCATTTCATATGGACAGTATTTTAGTCCATTCAAATCTGAAATGCATAGGGAGGTTATTGAACAG AACATAGAAAAACAAGCTAAAAGAAAGCATGCGCTCCTAACTTGGAAATGGGATGAGGTCATTGATATTACCCAAAGTGAAGATTCGAATGGTCAGAAAGATGATTTTAAGGCAAAACAACAAGATGATTTGGAGTCTGAGTTAAGTGATACAGCAGACTCTTTGGATAGTCCATTGAAAAGATCAAAGATTCCACGTATAACTAAAAATTGCAACGATCATGTTGGATGGGTTGAATTTTAA